CAACAAATCACGTGCTGCATCTTTTTCATTCACTTCAATAGCATCTTCCAAATCAAAAATAATACAATCCGGCTTATAGCTAGGCGCTGTATAGTATAACTTTGGATTATTCGCCGGACAAAAAAGCATACTTCGCATTCTCTTTTTCATTTACTCACCCCGACTTCTGCGAACCGCCGTTCGCGTCCTGGCACGTATTGCAAAATCTAACGCCCCTTCGTCTTCAACAAGCACCTTTGCACCATGGATCCCTTCTTCATGCAGCACTTGTCTAACAGCCTGTTTTATGTGTCTTTCAAACATCTGCTTTAATTTTGAATGAACGATAACTTCTATATCTTTTCCCGCCAATTCAACGGTCACTTTGGCATCACCTTTTCGGATATACCCACTGGTTCCTTCCATTATCTTAAATAGCCTCCTATATTATACTTCCTTAAATCGAATCCCTTTAACTAACATACGTCCATGATCTAGTATGCCATAGCCGACACAACCATGAGATAAGTAGTTCTCGTCCGTATATTCTAATACATCCATTCCATTAATCTTAACTTTAATATGTCCCTTAATCGCCTGTATATGCAGTGTATAGTCTTGTCCCTTTTGAACCGGAAAGTCTTGTTCACAAAGGGTTGTATAACCAAAATCATTTTTTAGTAGCTTAACCTTATTTGCGTCAAAGCCAACCAAGTATCCGATTTTAATTCCTTGGCAACGAAAAGCTGCGTAATGCTGACTTCCAAATTCAGGTGTTAAGGTAACTTCATATTCAATGTCTGTTGAATAAAAATTGCCGGTTAATGCCAACGCATCTTCATTGGATATCACATGTAGATGATCCTCTTCGATAACAAATGAACCTGCATTTTCAGTAAACTGTGTTGTTGTCAAAAATTCTCTTTTTTCTTTTTCTATATCTATCTGATGGTATCCTTTTCCTTTAATATGGAACTCACTGATATGCAAATTCCCCAACAGCTTGTTTTTCATACGTGTAAAGCTCTCAACCTTAAGACCTACCTCATCAATAGGCTCACCTTGACTATCCGGTATAATATATTCAACATCCAGCCACTGGTCCGATTGAATCATACGCATCTGTCCTTTTAACTCACGTTTTGTATGGGACAAGCGTACATACGGAACCACTCCAAAATCATCGCCATTCCACTTGTCTAACTTAATCCTAGCTGTTACTATCTGCCCACTAAACACTTTAGGTGAAAATGCTGGTTGATACCTTTCATCATCAAAGTCTTCGCGTCGATAGTAAGGTTTATAGTATATATTTGCTACATGTCCACGATATACTCGGTCAAGTAATACCGTCAAACTATTGCTTCCCTCTTCGCCTGTTCCATGGGTATGACGAATGGGATAGCGTATAGCATCACTGGTTCTAAACCCATGGGTTGAACCCTCAATATCAAAGTTAAAATGTGTCTCACGCAGATGATCCACAACAGTTTTTACATATTGAGGCACGTCTTCATGAGCCAGTTGGTATCCATAGTTTGCCACTTCATAAGCCAAAGTCGGAATATCGATAATATTTAGTGAGCCTATTGCACTTGATGCTACAATAACATCATTAATCTGTTGCCTATACTTATCTACCAAGCCCGAATATCCATTCAGCACACCTAGAATTGTTCCGATATTACCCGCATTACAATCGGTGTCCCAACCACACATTGTGGCAATCTCTATAGTTCTAGCCAGATCCCCTTCCCCATAAAGCATTGCAAGCATCATCACCCCTGAGTTGGGTATGATATGGCACACACCTGGGTATCGGTCATATCCAAATTCTGCGCTTAAAAAGTCACGACACTTTCTAAAGTTCTTTTCATCATCTTGATGATAAAAGTCAATCACTGCATCACATACACGACGATATTCGCATGTCTTAGGAATAACACTAAATGCTGAGGTTATTACCTCCATAATATCTGTTGCTTCAAATGCTTTTGCAATACATGCCGCAATATATCTTGCACCATATATTCCATTTTTATCATGGGAGACACTGGCTGCTTTTCCTGCGTATTCTGCTGCTTTTTCCATATTTCCAGGGAAAATCAATCCCCATGTATCAATAAAAATTTGACCGCCTATCTGTTCTGCTATGGATAAACCATTCACTTCAACCGAACCTGAATGTGGAGCATCAATACCATGTTTAAGGTTTAAAAAGGCAGTATGTTCGGTACTCGTCCCATATCCGCCCCACCAAAACATTCCAATCCCTTCCCGTGAATAGTTCAGCCATGCTTTTCCGACATGGGAAGCTTCAAATGTTTCATCTGAGCGCATTAAGTCCAGTGCCTTTAAAAAGAAAATAGGACCATTCAAGTCATCATCTGCAGCAAAATTTTTAAAGGTCTTTACATACCCTGTAATATCGCCATAGGTTTCATATATTTTTTCATAAGTCCATAAAGTTGGTTCAACAGGCGCTCCAAGAATTACTCCCATGGTCTTACCCATAATTCCACTATATACTTTTTCTACATAATTTTTATTCATCGACTTCTTCTCCTAATTGTCGGCTCATCTGCTCTATCCACTGTTCTTCATGACAAATATCTTGACGAATAATCTGTTCTGCCGTTATAGCAAAGCGTTGACCAATCTCACGTAGAGGATACTGATTCACATGCTCAATATCTGTAATATATTCTGTTGGCACAATGGATGGTCCATTAAGCGCTCCTAAAATAGCTCCGATCATAACACCAATCGAATCGGTATCGCGTCCTGAATTCACACCATCAAGAATACTTTCTTCAAAATCCCCTTCATGAAGTGCAATGTAAAACAAGGCTACTGGTAACTCTTCAATACTTAATAAACGACTGGGTGTATAGTGATTGGAAGGCTTCCCAAGTTTTTGCGGACTTCGATTAACATCATCTCCCATAGGCGAATAAGGTTTGATAGCTTTTTGTAGCGCCTGTACAACATATGACCGATCGTTCTTCTTAGGTCGTAACTCACGTGCAAGTTCAAGCAAAGAGGTTATAGCCATTTTAGTTCCGTCCTTGGCAACACGGATTGCTACATCTAATATATTCTCTATGGTTACATCAGGTTTATACGCTTCTGCTATACATGCTGCCAAAACGCCTGCCGCTTCAAGTCCATAACTGTTTTGATGACCTTGTGCAAAAGCTATGGCTTCATTATACGCTTTCATCGGCTGCATCGCATTAACTGCTGCTATGGGGGCAATATACATCGCCGCACCACAGTTTACCATGTTACCGATACCGCCTTCTCGCGGCTCACAGTTTGCCAGTGCATGGCGTAAAAAGATGAATTGTTCCGGAACAAATAACCGTTCATGGATATTACTGATTCGCTCCAGCTCAGGTATATAGCGCTTCGTATAATAGATCTGATTGACAAACTCATTAGCCATATCATATGCATCTAAGTGGCGCTTTTCTTTATTATACACTTCCATCAAGGCCATCGTCATTAGCGTGTCATCGGTAAAGATTCCATGTCCCCTTACTCGATGCTTTCGATCCTCTGGGGGCCACTGAGCTTTATGCCAGTCCATTTTATACGTTTCAATCCGACCATATTTTTCTACAATTTCATTATGGGAAAGCTTTTCTATCGTTGCGCCTAATGCATCTCCATAGGCAACCCCTACAAACATTCCTAGTACGCGTTCTCTAAATGTCATCTGTTTCCTCCATTGCTTGCTTTTTGATATATTTTTTGATCTAGTGACATATATGAGCAGTATACAGTTTGTTAAAACCATATACTGCCATATTGATTTAACTTATTTTAGCATGGAGTTTGCATATTCTGTAATCGCTTCTCCACCTTGGGCATACCACTCACTAACAAAATCATCCCATTCACTAATTGAGCGTTTGCCTGTAATGACATCTGCTGAAAATTCATTATATAAATTATTAACTGCATCCAACTGTGGTGCATATTCTGCCGGAATAACGACATCCGTATCTGCCACATAATATTGTTGCGCCATGTCTAGAGAATCCATTGCCGCCGGTCCAAGTAGAGGTTTCTTTAACCCTTCTTTTGGTTCCCACTCTGGCATTTCAAAGAAAAATGCAAACCAGTTAGACGCGGCTTCGGTTAATTCTATCTGTCCGTCAACGATATTGTACTGTTCACCTTCAAAGCCTAGTCTATCAATATATTGGCCTTCATAAGACGCAAGAAAATCAATAACTTCCCATGCTAAATCCTTATGTTCAGAGATCGCAGAGATTGCTAATCCTCGGGTTTCTTTTGTTACTGAAATCGGATTATATCCTTGCGCAACGCCTTTAGCTGGTGGTAGGACAGTTAAGTTAGCACTCTCACCATTAGCACTTATCATATTTCCATCATAGATATCGATAACTTTACCTGATGTACCACTGATAACGCCCACTTCATTGGCATAAAACACTTGTTCTTTTGTATCCCATGCTTTGGTCAAATACTCTGGATCTAATAATCCATCTGCATATAGTTTTGCATAGAACTCAAGTTTATCTCTTTCCATGTCTGTCACACGTCCAAAGACATATTCTCCATCAACTTCAATCCAAGTACCTGTCACTCCAAAAGCATTATCAAAAATTGTGTCAATCTCTAATAATTTTCCTGGCGCTGTAAAAGCATATGTAGTATTCTTTTCTGCCATTTCTTGAAAAAATGCATAATAATTGTCAATGGATGGATCCGCTAACAATGCTTCACCATTTTCCATTCCCTCAAAAAAGTCTGTTCGTACTACAGGTACTTTTGAGGCAATCGGCTTAATCCATAGAAGATATGGATAGTTCGCGATACGTTCTTTTTGATAGTCTAACAAAGCACCACTTATGACCTCGGATTTTTCAATATATGGTGTCAAATCTTCAAGTAAACCTTGGTTAGCCATCTGTTCATCGCCACCTTGAAAATAAATAATATCCGGTACGTCGCCACCTAAAAGCATAAGCCCTAGATTTTCTGCATAATTTCCTTGTGCCATTTCGATAACTTCTAGATCAACATATACCCCTTTATCCGCAAGTCCGTCTTCTATTCGTTGAATATAAGCTTGATGCGTCTCATCACTTGGGCTTAAATCTTTCATGGCCATACGTAATGTCACTGGTGTATCACTTTCAGTTTCAGGTGTTTGTGCGTCCTCTCCTGTGTCGGTCGCAACGTCTGTCCCATTTTCTTCTGTGGTATTGGTTGCTTCATCCTTAGGTGAGCACGCTGTAATACCGATCAATGCAATGACTAATACTAGTGCTAATAATTTTCTCATGTTTTCCTCCCTTGTAATAAATTCATATTATAGCAATATTATTATTGCTTAAGTTACTACTTGCTTGATCCTTCAAACGTTCCCTTCGTAAAATACCTTAATATAATCGGATATATGATTAATATCGGAAGTATACCGACAATAATCGCTGCTGCCTGTAATGCTTCAAAATTCATACTGCCATAGACTTGGCTCATCTGATCAAAGCCCCCTACGATAGCTTGGGTATCTTCAAGAACAACAAACTGGCGAAGAACTACCTGCAATGGCCACTTGCTCGGTTTTGAACTCAGATAGATTCCTGATCTAAAGTACTCATTCCATCGATATACTGAATAGAATAATGTAATGGTTGCGATAGAAGGCTTTGACATAGGGGCAAAGACTTTTGAAAGCATCTGAATCGGATTCGCCCCATCAAGTAGCGCCGCTTCTTCAATGGACTTTGGTATATCTTCAAAAAACCGCATCATGATAACCAAGTAATAGACATTGACCATTTTATATAGAATAATTGACCACATACTTCCCAATAAATTAAAATCTTTCATGACAAAGTATTCCGGTACGATTCCAGGTTCAAAGACCATCACAAAAATTGTAATCACAATAAATATACGCCGTCCAATCAGTTGCTCTCTTGTCAATGCAAAGGCAGTAATTACTGTAAAACTCACGCTCAAAAACACACCAATTGCTGTATATAGTACGCTGTTAAATATTCCCTTTAAAATACTCGGATTTGATAAAATAAATTGATAATTCAGTAGTGAAATTTTTTTAGGGAAAATATCAAGTCCACTCAATTCTTGTACGCTGTCTGGATGGGTCAGCGATAATGCCAACAAGTTTAAGATGGGCTGTAATGCATAGATGACAAAAAACAATAAGATGACTCCAACTACAAGGTCTACGACTTTAATTTTTTTCATCTACCACAACCCCCTTCCTGAAACTTTGCGCGCCACTTTATGTGCTCCAATAATTAGGATAAACCCAATAATTCCCTTGAACACACTTGATGCTGTTGCAACAGAATATAAGCCTGACTCTAGTCCGATACGATAAGTATACGTGTCAAGAATGTCAATGACACTTAATACCGATGGGTTCATAAAATTAAAGACTTGGTCAAACCCGGCATTCATAAAAAATCCCAAGTTCAAAATAAATACGGTTATAATCGTGTTACGTATCGAAGGTAGTGTAATATAAAGGGCTGATTGGAATTTTGATGCTCCATCAAGTGTTGCTGCCTCATAGAGACATTTGTCAATTTTTAAAATTGCCGCAAGATATAAGATAGAGTCCCAACCGGCAGAACGCCACATCTCCGAAGCAACAAGGACCCAGCGAATATGAGTTTTGCTGGTCATAAAGTCAATCTCTGTTCCACCAAAAAGTCGAATAATGTTATTAACCGCTCCATATCCCGGAGACAAAAACGAAATCCATACCCCCGCGATAATTACCCAAGATAAAAAGTGCGGTATATATAAGGATACTTGAACAAATTGTCTGTACCTTGGGCTTCGAACCTCATTAATTAAAAATGCCAAGATAATCGGAACCGGGAACAATAGAATCATTTTCATAAAACTTAATGTTAGCGTGTTAATAATAATCGTTTTAAACTGTGGCGAGGAGAACAAATATCTAAAATGTTTTAATCCAACAAAGACGTTGTCCCCAATAATTCTAAAGTCTTCAAAAGCTATCTTCATTCCTATAACAGGCAAAATATGATACACAATAAAAAACAGAATCACTGGCAAGAGTAATATATATAAAATTCCATATTCTCGAATATATCGTTTTTGTTTGCTGCTAATCAAGTTGTCCCCACCTCTCTACATCTTCTCTTGTCGGCATCCCTCCTTGCGCCCCATACTTTGTAATGGAAATGGCAGCGACCTTGTTAGCATATTCAATAGCTTCAAGCAATGGTTGTCCTGATACCAAGCATGTAGCAAGTGCACCATTGAAGGTATCTCCTGCCCCTGTTGTATCGACAACATCGACACTCAAGCTTGCAATATGGCGCTTATATTGTCCGTCAAAAAACACGACGCCTTGATCGCCTTGAGTAATAATCAGTTTATTCGGATATTGTTTAAGCAAATCATCTATCGCTTGCTTTCCAAAAATTTCAACTGCTTCATGCTCATTTGGCGTTAAATAACTTACCTTTTCAATCAATTGTTCAGGCACTTTTCTCGCCGGAGCGGGATTAAGAATTGATATGATATGATTTTGATGACAAATATCAATTACATACTCAATAACGTCCATCGGTATCTCAAGCTGTAATATGACCACTTTTGCTCCTTTTAGAACATCCATGTGCTTGTCAATCATCGCTTTGCTTAACAACTTATTTGCCCCTGGAATAACGACAATACTATTATCTTCATTATCCACCATAATGCCTGCAACCCCCGTTGATATATCAAGCACTTCAATCATTGATGTATCAACACCATTGGCAATAAAATTCTTTAGCATTTTTTCTCCGTAAATATCATTGCCGACACATCCGATAATAGATACATCCTTTCCCAGCTTTGCAGATGCAACCGCTTGGTTGGCACCTTTGCCTCCAGGAATGGTTAAAAACTCATCTCCTAATATTGTCTCACCTGCCTTTGGTCTTTTTTGACTAACAAACACTAAATCCGTATTGATACTTCCAACGACAACTATTTCACTCATTCACTTCTCCTATATTTTTATCATTTAACTGTTATGTTATATCTAATTTTAACAAATTTTCTTTTGTTTACAATGTCACCAATGACAAAGCCGCATCAAAATCCATTCTGTTTTTTTGGTATATTAGTCAAAATGACGAATCCACCTCTTCTTCTCGCTTGTTAAACAAGTTAATTGCGGTGAACAATTTGTATAGGTCCATTGTATTTCTTGGGTTATATCCTGTAAGTTCACGTATTTTATTCAAACGATATTGTAACGTGTTTTTGTGGATAAAGAGCTGTCTACTTGTCGCATTTAACGATGTGTCAAAGTCAATATACACACGTAATAAAGCTTCAATGTCTTTAATCTCTTCGACACTTAGTCCGCCAAACACTTCCATAATAAAGCTATCAATCAGCGCATCATCCACATGAGAAAATAGCAATTCCAAGGAATAATCGGCAAAGGCAAAACTTCCTTTTTTATATTTCTTTTTACCCAGAGCTAAGGTTTTTTTTGCTTGAAAAAAAGCACGCTTACACTCTGTATATGTATTAATCACATCAGAAATACCTACAGAAATGTTATTCACATATTTTTTTTCCAAGTACTTTTTCACATCGCTTAGTTCATTTAGAACCTCATCTAGTTTTGTTGTGGCAAATAGAATCACAATATTTTTCCCATATTCTGCAATTAAATGTTTGGGCTGCAGATTTTTTTCTATACTATCGATAATAAGCTCACTTGTTACTTGAATCTTATCTTCTTCACCAATATCGATAAGGGCCAAATACTTAAAATCATTAATCTGTTTTCCTATCACCTCGGCAATCCATGTCAATGTCTCGACATTGCCTTTGCCATGAATAAGTTCGTTAACCAGTAGACGGTTGTTCTCTGCATTTTTGATTTTGTTCTGATAGTACAAGGATTCGCTTAGAAGGATTTCAACAATTTTAACCACCAATGCGCTATATTGAGAAATCAATGCATAGTCCCCTACCAACCCAACAATCGCAACTAAGCTATTGCCAATGTGCACCGGAAATAAAATTGCTTTTGCTGTCAGGTTTTTTACATCCTCTACAAGAATCACCTGCCGCTTTGCAACAATTTTTCCAAATGAAAGTAATTCTTCATCCGCTTGCTCTCGATTGGTTGCCAATAATGCACCTTTGTTATCATATACATAAATATCATCATAGATAAGGTCATTAAGGCTTCGTATGACGTTTTTTGCTTGCTGACTATTAATTTTCATCGTTTTCCATCTCCTTAGATAACCGCTCCACTTCACGTCGACTTGGAATTGAAATAGCTGAACCTTCCACTGTAGCCGCAAGCGCTCCCGCTTTTGAACTGTAATCTAAAATATCTTTTATCGCCATGCCATTAACCAATCCTGCAACAAAATACCCTACAAAAGCATCTCCGACAGCAGTCGTATCAACAACATCCACTAAGTGACTTTTATATGGTATCTGGGACATATCCCGTCCAACATATAAACCACCCTTGTCCCCCAACGTAATGACAATATTCAAATCATACTTTTGCAATCGTTGGATTGCCTCTTCTACACTCGCTGCATGCGCGATGCTATACAGCTCCGTCTCGTTTACGATCAGCGTATCTACCTTAGAAAAATCAAATCGATATACAGATTCATGAAAAGGTGCTGGATTAACGATAATTTTCATGTTTTTTTCATATGCAAGGTCAATAATATAATCCACATCATTAATCTCATTTTGAACAAGGAGGATATCCCCTTCTTCGAAGTGTTCGAGGACGCTTTGCATTGTATCTTTTTGATTATTGTAATTACTGCCCCCATGAACAATAATTGTATGTTCTCCTTCATCTGAATACTGAATAATTGCATGGCCTGTATCTGAATTACTTTTTTGAATATAATCAATTTTGATATTGTGCTCCAAAAGCGTAAGCTTTAAAAAGTCCCCATTTCGCCCGATATTCCCCGCATGATATATCTCTTGAATGCCTGCTTTTGCAATAGCTACACTTTGATTTAATCCCTTGCCCCCAGACATTACTTTTAATCCCTTGTCCGCTATCGTCGTCCCCGGTTTAACTAATTTTTCAACACTATATACATAATCAACGTTTAAGGACCCATAGTTTAAAACCTTCATATAACCTCTCCTTTATTAAAATTTAAAGTTTTTACTTCTCTCGCTACGCTGCACCTTCTTTAAATATAACAAAGGTGTAACAAGGTTTCAATGTCACATGTAACAATAAAGTTGCATTTATTCATTATCTATTTGTTAATAAGACTATTTTTTTCCCTTTAAATGAATAAATGTAATGAATTGCTATTTATTGGTAAATCTGATAACATATTGGTACATATTTGATATGCTCACTATTTTACCTTTGGAGGTCTCAAAAAATGAACATCTTAATCGTCGATGACAATGCTGAAATCCTTGACATCATAAAATACCACTTATCCAAGCACAAATATAACGTATACTGTGCTATGTCTGGCGAAGAGGCAATGGAGATTATTCTAAATACCCCCATTGATTTAGCAATTCTTGATGTAATGCTTCCAAGAATAGATGGTTTTAGTCTTTGCGAACAAATTAGAATAAACTTCTTTTTTCCAATTTTGTTTTTAACTTCAAAAGTTAGCGAGGAGGATAAGATTAAGGGGTTAGTTTGTGGTGGTGACGATTACATGCTTAAACCTTTTTCATCCAAAGAACTTATGGCAAGAGTCTCTTCTTTACTTCGAAGAAATACAATATATAACAGGCAAAGCAAATCAAAAAAATCAACACATCATATACATAATTTATTTTTAGATGAAGATTCTTCTACCGTTACTGTTAATAATCACATGATAAGTTTTACCGATATAGAATACAAAATCCTCCTAATTTTATTAAAAAACAGAGGACATAGCTTATGTGTAAAACTCATTTTTGAAAAAGTTTGGGGAGAGCTTTTTACTCAGACATCACATAATACAATTGTTGTTCATATAAAAAATATACGCAAAAAATTGCATCAATATGACAAAGAAACGGAATATATACATACCGTATGGGGAAAAGGTTATGAAATTTATTAATAAAAAACAGTCTTTTGGAATAATCAATCAACTTATCTATCTATCCGTAAAGACCATTGCAGGTTTAATTCTTCTTTTTTTTATTTTCTTTATCTCTTGGCGCTATATCATTGATCTACATGTTTCACCTGTTGATAATATGCATTTAAATCATCAATTAAAAGATGTTGCGGTATTTATAGGTATTTTGATATGTTTTTCATTATATCTTGCTATCATTGTCCGTTTTTTAATGCAAAAACTTGAGTACATTAAGCATCTTATCGAGTGTATTCACGTAATGAAAGGTGGAAATTTTTGTGACCCAGTGACAATTTGTGGACACGACGAACTTTCCCACCTTGCACTACATATTGATGAGCTTAGACAAGAAATACATACTAACAACCTAGAAAAGCGAAGAAGAAAAGTAAAGGAGAATACTTTTTTAACCTCGATCTCTCATGATTTAAGAACACCATTAACTAGCATTATCGGCTATTTAGAAATTCTACTTGATAGTGATTTTAATGATTGCAAGAAACAATCTAATTATCTTAAGTTATGCCTCAAGCGTTCCATACAACTTCAAGAATTAACAAATAGCGCCTTTGAGCACTTTTATCTAAAAGATAAACAACTAGAAACCACGGAACTTTTACGTTGCAACTCTATAATGAACTTGGAACGTATTATCATAGATTCTGCCCAAATATTAGCTCAGCAAAATTTAACTTACTCTACTGTTTTCCCTAAAAAGCGCTATGCCTTGGTCTATGACATTCGAATGATACAGCGTCTTTTTGATAATGTGTTTACAAATATTTGTCGCTATGCAAAAAAAGAGACAAATATTAACATTACTGGTACCATCACAGATTCAAATCTAATTATTAGAATTACAAATAAAATAGATATACAATGTAAAAGAAAGGAAAGTACAGGTATTGGAATAAATAACTGTAAAAAAATAATGCAAATTCATGAGGGAAGTTTTTCCCATGAAATAGACAACCTTTTATTTACATCAACTGTTCGTTTTCCCATAAAATGTGGCAATAATATCTCTTGACTATTCTTGACTATAATAAAGGATTTCACGATAACCTTTTACTATCTTTCGATTGATTCTAAGGATATAACTTTGTCACAAAGTTTTGATATAATCTCTGTTTCATGACTAATAATGGCAAGGCCTATTTTTCTCTCTTTACATATTCGCAATAATTGACGCCATATCTTCGCTTGAGTAATGGCATCCAACATGGTTGTCATCTCATCTGCAATAATGTACTTTGTTTGAGGATTAAGTGCTCGAACAATACAAAATCTTTGCATTTCACCTCCGGATATTTCCATGGGAAAACGTTCAAGCCATTCTTCTTTTATACCAAAACTATCAATTATGTCCTGAGACGGTGTATAACTTTCACACAGCAAATCTTTTAGCTTCCACTTAGGATTAAGAACTTTTTCCGGATGTTGATAAATCAGCTGTACAGGTTGGAACACTCCGTCTTTGAAAGGTTCTCCATCGACCAATACTTGACCATTAACAGGTTTAAGGTAATTGGAAAGAACCTTTGCCAAGCTGGTTTTCCCACAACCACTATACCCTGAAATCCCAAGTATTTCTCCATAAGATAATTCAAATTCCACATTTTTAAACAGCCACTCATTCTTCTTATAATAAAACCCCAAATTGTTTGCTTTTAACGACATGATCGAACCTCCTTATATAATGTGAACTGATTTTGAGGCAAGCAATTCCATAAAGCTTTTGTATACGGATGTAAAAGCCCCTCTCCGTTCCCCTTAAAATTTTCAGCCTCCGTTGTTTCAATAGCCTCTCCATCTTTAAAAACCGTTACCCGATCACATATCGTTAATGCAGATACTACATCATGAGTAATAAGCATAACAGATACACCTTCATCAGCAAACTGTCGCAATTGATTTAAGATTCTACTTAATGCTTCTGGATGTATTCCCGGAGTGGGTTCATCTGCTATTACAAGTTTTATATCTTCCTTAACACTTGTTGCAAAAAGAACTCGTCTTAACATGCCTCCCGAAAGTTCAGATGGATACAACTTTGCATCTGTTTTTTTTAATCCATATCTTTCAAATAAACTTTCTTGTATATTATTTGCTTGTTTTTTAGGCAATCCAATTTTTACCTGCTTACCTACACGCATTAATGGATCTAAGTAATTTACTGATTGAGGTATAAAGGCAATCTCTTTTCCCCTAAGTTGAACTTTTCTTTCTTCTGTCAGTCGTTTTTTTTGATAATATATTTCCCCTCTACATTCTGCATTGGCTGGCAAGATTCCAAGAATTGCATGGGCAAGCAAGCTTTTTCCTGACCCGCTCGCACCAATAACCGCATGAATTTCTCCTTTCCTAACAGAAATATTCAAATTATTTATGGGTGTTGTTTTTTTTGTTTTAAGTCCTTTTACATATTGCGAAAATGAAATGGACAAATTTTCAACTGTTAAAATATCGCTTTTTTGATTCATTGATTACTCCTTTACTCATTAGCAGTGGCTGGTTCTACAAGCGTACGTACCTGTTCACCTATGTTATCAAAACTTTTTACAATAAGTACAAGTAACACCCCTGGGAAAACAGCAAGCCACCAATCACCAACAGATATATGTTTAACCGCTTCTGAAAGTATCAACCCAATCGAAGGCGTTTGAACAGACAAACCAAAACCTAAGAAAGTAATTGAGGCTTCATGTAGTATGGCATGTGGAAACAGAAGTAAAAATCCCACCATGATTTGTGGAATAATGTGTGGCATTATAT
This sequence is a window from Vallitaleaceae bacterium 9-2. Protein-coding genes within it:
- a CDS encoding citrate lyase subunit gamma, with protein sequence MEGTSGYIRKGDAKVTVELAGKDIEVIVHSKLKQMFERHIKQAVRQVLHEEGIHGAKVLVEDEGALDFAIRARTRTAVRRSRGE
- a CDS encoding ADP-ribosylglycohydrolase family protein, with the translated sequence MNKNYVEKVYSGIMGKTMGVILGAPVEPTLWTYEKIYETYGDITGYVKTFKNFAADDDLNGPIFFLKALDLMRSDETFEASHVGKAWLNYSREGIGMFWWGGYGTSTEHTAFLNLKHGIDAPHSGSVEVNGLSIAEQIGGQIFIDTWGLIFPGNMEKAAEYAGKAASVSHDKNGIYGARYIAACIAKAFEATDIMEVITSAFSVIPKTCEYRRVCDAVIDFYHQDDEKNFRKCRDFLSAEFGYDRYPGVCHIIPNSGVMMLAMLYGEGDLARTIEIATMCGWDTDCNAGNIGTILGVLNGYSGLVDKYRQQINDVIVASSAIGSLNIIDIPTLAYEVANYGYQLAHEDVPQYVKTVVDHLRETHFNFDIEGSTHGFRTSDAIRYPIRHTHGTGEEGSNSLTVLLDRVYRGHVANIYYKPYYRREDFDDERYQPAFSPKVFSGQIVTARIKLDKWNGDDFGVVPYVRLSHTKRELKGQMRMIQSDQWLDVEYIIPDSQGEPIDEVGLKVESFTRMKNKLLGNLHISEFHIKGKGYHQIDIEKEKREFLTTTQFTENAGSFVIEEDHLHVISNEDALALTGNFYSTDIEYEVTLTPEFGSQHYAAFRCQGIKIGYLVGFDANKVKLLKNDFGYTTLCEQDFPVQKGQDYTLHIQAIKGHIKVKINGMDVLEYTDENYLSHGCVGYGILDHGRMLVKGIRFKEV
- a CDS encoding ADP-ribosylglycohydrolase family protein, which encodes MTFRERVLGMFVGVAYGDALGATIEKLSHNEIVEKYGRIETYKMDWHKAQWPPEDRKHRVRGHGIFTDDTLMTMALMEVYNKEKRHLDAYDMANEFVNQIYYTKRYIPELERISNIHERLFVPEQFIFLRHALANCEPREGGIGNMVNCGAAMYIAPIAAVNAMQPMKAYNEAIAFAQGHQNSYGLEAAGVLAACIAEAYKPDVTIENILDVAIRVAKDGTKMAITSLLELARELRPKKNDRSYVVQALQKAIKPYSPMGDDVNRSPQKLGKPSNHYTPSRLLSIEELPVALFYIALHEGDFEESILDGVNSGRDTDSIGVMIGAILGALNGPSIVPTEYITDIEHVNQYPLREIGQRFAITAEQIIRQDICHEEQWIEQMSRQLGEEVDE
- a CDS encoding extracellular solute-binding protein, with product MRKLLALVLVIALIGITACSPKDEATNTTEENGTDVATDTGEDAQTPETESDTPVTLRMAMKDLSPSDETHQAYIQRIEDGLADKGVYVDLEVIEMAQGNYAENLGLMLLGGDVPDIIYFQGGDEQMANQGLLEDLTPYIEKSEVISGALLDYQKERIANYPYLLWIKPIASKVPVVRTDFFEGMENGEALLADPSIDNYYAFFQEMAEKNTTYAFTAPGKLLEIDTIFDNAFGVTGTWIEVDGEYVFGRVTDMERDKLEFYAKLYADGLLDPEYLTKAWDTKEQVFYANEVGVISGTSGKVIDIYDGNMISANGESANLTVLPPAKGVAQGYNPISVTKETRGLAISAISEHKDLAWEVIDFLASYEGQYIDRLGFEGEQYNIVDGQIELTEAASNWFAFFFEMPEWEPKEGLKKPLLGPAAMDSLDMAQQYYVADTDVVIPAEYAPQLDAVNNLYNEFSADVITGKRSISEWDDFVSEWYAQGGEAITEYANSMLK
- a CDS encoding carbohydrate ABC transporter permease, translating into MKKIKVVDLVVGVILLFFVIYALQPILNLLALSLTHPDSVQELSGLDIFPKKISLLNYQFILSNPSILKGIFNSVLYTAIGVFLSVSFTVITAFALTREQLIGRRIFIVITIFVMVFEPGIVPEYFVMKDFNLLGSMWSIILYKMVNVYYLVIMMRFFEDIPKSIEEAALLDGANPIQMLSKVFAPMSKPSIATITLFYSVYRWNEYFRSGIYLSSKPSKWPLQVVLRQFVVLEDTQAIVGGFDQMSQVYGSMNFEALQAAAIIVGILPILIIYPIILRYFTKGTFEGSSK